CCGTCGGCTGATGCTGGACGTCCGGCCACACCGCCCTCGGTGTCGATGTCAGTCCGGCGGGCACGGCCGGTATCCCAGCCCTCCTTCGCAAGGCGCGAGGGGCGGGCCGGAAGGACATCGAGCAATGGGGCCCCACGGCCGCTCGTTCACCGCACTGCGGTCCGCTGTCGGCGTTCCGGATCCGCTCAAGTCCTCTCGGCGGAAGCGTGGCAACGGTCAGCCGTGGCCCGCAGCTTCGCTGCCTTCCCAGGCCGCCCCTTGGCATCCGCCTCATCGGCACGGACTTCGCACTGCCTGGCTTGCCTCGTCAAGAAGTCGCGGGTCGTGTTCCTATCCAGGCCACGCTCAGTACACATCGGCAATCTTCCCCTTCGCATACCTGCACTCCAGCCTAGCTCCGGCGTCGCGGGGCTACGGTGGGCTGCTCGGCCCGGCGGCGCGTAACGGGACTCCCTGGTCGGCGGGGGCGATGCAGATCAGCCGGCCGCGTGCCGCCGCACGGTTCCGCCGGGCAAGCGCAGGGCTGGAGCCCCTACGGCTCCAACTCCTACTGAGGGGCAGAGACCCGTCCGCGTTCCCTTCGGCAGGTCCGATCACATCCCCCGTGGGGATGTCGACCCTCAGTGGCTCTGCCTTCGGCATGCTCGCCACCATCCAGTAGCTCGTCACCTCGCCACCCCCACCTACGGCCAGCATCCTCTGGACAGCGGACGAGCGTGTTTCCGGCAGGTCCCTCTGCGAAACCCGTCCTGCTCGGACGCCTGACCTGCACCTCAAGCGAGGTGACGACCCATCAGAACGAGCGTCACGAGCGTCGCTTCAGCGTCAAGATATGGCCCGTAACGCACACAACGCCCATAATGCACACTGGAGAAAACGCAGGTCAGGCGCCCTTTGCGGCAGGCTCAAGGATCGCGACGCATTCCACATGGTGGGTCATCGGAAACCGGTCCAGTCGGCGGGGCTGCTCGCGCCGCGTTTCATCGTCCAGTCTGCCGTTCGGGCCCGTAAGGACTCCATCCCTGCAGATACGACCTCAGCTCCTCTGGTGTCGGATCACGCAGAGTCGGCATCCCCCGAGGCTGGTCCAAAGGGTCGAGCGCCCGCACGTAGCCACGTGCCCACTCCAGCCAGCGTCGGGGGGCAGCCAGATCCGACTCAGTCGGAGCGCTGCCCAACTCGGCAAGACGACGTTCCAAGGCGTCGCAGTACTCACCCAATGCAGCAGCCTCCCGCCAGCGCCTTACCTCTTCGCGAAGCACCTCGGCGAGTTGATCCCGAACCGCTCGTTCCTTTGCCTTCACCATGGCCGCCCGCCAGCGGACCTCACGCTCTTCCCTGGCCCGCTCCTCGCTCTCTCTGTGCTGAGCGTCCTCCAGCACTCGCGCCTCGATCTCCCCGAGAATCACGCCCAGGGTGTCCTCAAGCACCCTGCCCTTCCGATCTCGCCAGCGACCGGGCCTGCTGGACCGGCCGTGTTCAAGTTCGACAACGAGACGCGCGGAACGCTCCGCATTCGTGGACTGTGGGAACTCCTGCTTAACAGTGACTATGTATGCGAAGCCGTCGACGACCACGTCCACTCCGCCCTCGCGCCGCGAGTAATACGACCGGCCTTCCCTCACCTCGTGCCCTCGCCGCACCGCCGCGGCAGCCAGGGCCTGCAGCATCAGGAGTGACCGGCGACGGAGCACGGGCGGAATCACCAGCCGCCCGTCATCGTCCCTGAGCGCAGCCACAGCCGGATGGAGGGAACTCAGTCGCGTGGGGACCGGGACCACCGACGCGTCATCCCTCGGCGGACACCGCCTGGCTACCGCCGTCTGCAAACGCCGGGTCGTCGGGATGATGACCATGCCGAAGGTAGAACCGGCCAGCCTCGGTGACCTCCGCATGGACATCCCCGTTACCTCTCCTGACCCGCAAAAGCCCACGGTCGCGCAGGGCATAGGCCGAGCGCCAATCGCCGGGGGCCCAGGCTCCGGGTTCTTCACTCACCGCGAGCCGTTCGAGAAGCGCAAGTTGCCGTTCGTTCAAGGCAGACCTCGGATGCACAGTCACCAGCCCACACCGCACCCCCACACTCTGCATAGAGCCGAAAGAGTGGCCGTCGGCAGTGGGAGTCCTCTGGGACTTTTCTGGGACTTCCAGCTGCACCAACGCGCACGAGCGTGAAACAGCCGAAAGACCATTCGCGCAGGTCAGCGCCCCGCGCCCGCCCATCGCGGCAGGTCACAGGGCTGGCTGGTCTCTTCCGCGTGCAGTTCGCCTTCTCGGCAGTGGACGATTGCTGTCCCCGGCATCAGCCACCGAAGATGCGCCTCTACCCCCTGACAACGGCCGGCACCGACCGTCTGCTGCAGAAGCTTTCGGAGATCGAGCAGTGGAGGCTGGACAACGCCGACCAGCGCGCTTGTGTGGAAGATCGACAGGGGTGTATCGACCCGGAGGGGGCGCCGGTAGAATTCGTCGCCTGATCGCGCATCCCGGCCGCGACCTCGACGAGTGTGCGATCGCTGTGCCGGGGATGCGGGTGATCACCCGAAGAATCTGCTAGGACAGGCCGTCGTTGCCTTGCCGCCGTCTCGCCGACGACCAGGCCCCTGGGGCGACGAGCAGTCCGTCACCGCGCGGCTCGCCTCCTGGCCAGCCAAGGGAGCGGCATTCCAGGCGGCCGCCGAAGCCCTCCGTACTCCATCAGCGTGAAGGTCAACGTCGACCTCACACTGCTCCGTATGCGCAAGCCCGCAGTGAGGCGGACTATTGATCTGCCTCTACTTTCCGCGCTCTACCAGGCGCATTAGTCCTAGGGGAGGTTCGATGCGACGTGTGCTCGCCCTCGTACTCTCCGGGCTGCTGGCCGCAGCGGTGGCCTGCTCCGGGGATGAGAAGGTCACCACCACGCCGGCGAGTACACCGGCGCAGGAGTCGCCCGCTACGGAGCGGCCGAGTGCCGCACAGAGCCCCACGCCGTCCCGGGCCCCCTCCGCCACCGTGGGGAACACCCTCGACCTCACCGGCACCGGGAACGGCGAGAAACTCGCCGTCACCGTTGTGAGGGTGGTCGATCCGGCGGGTGCCAAGAACGAGTTCTCCAGTCCCGAGGCGGGCATGCGGTTCGTGGCGGTCCAGTTCCGGCTGAAGAACACCGGGACTGCGGTCTACAAAGACTCTCCGAGCAACGGTGCGAAGGTCGTGGACACCCAAGGCCAGCAGTTCGACGCGACGTTCGAGGAGACAACCGCAGGTCCAAATTTCCCCGGAAGCGTCACCATCGGGCCAGGCGACACCGGCCTGGGGTTCATCATCTTCGAGGTTCCGAAGGCCTCCAAGATCGCCAAGGTTCAGTTCGCGATGAACAGCGGATACTCGACAGATACCGGCCAGTGGAATGTGCCCTGACGTCAATGTTCTGCGCTCAAAGGGGTCGCGGTCCGCGGACGGGGACGGCCGTCCGCGGCGGGATAGCAGCAAGGGTCGTCATACCCTTGCCACGGTCACCGTGAAGCGGGGAGAACTCGGGCTGTCCAGGTGGCCCGCATGGTCACCCTGCAACTCCTCATGGAAGGGGAGATAGACAAAGCACGGCGCGTCATGGCCGGACTGTCCGGCCGCCGTCGGCGGTGTGGACGGTATTCCGTCGCGGCGAGGACTGCGATCCGTTCGGGCAGGCCGGGCGGCCTTCCGTGGTGCAGGCATCGGACCTGTGTTCTCCCATCCGCCGAGGCGATCATGCCTGGCTTCAGGGCCGCTACAAAATCCAGTTCACCTCAAAGCGCGACGCCCCGTTTCCCCGGCACAGTTCGAGGTGCGTCCACAGGTGGCTCTCGGCCGCCCCCGCGTCCGCCGTCGCGAGCAGCGGAACCATCCCCGGCACCGCGTCGGCGCGGGCCAGCAGACGGGGGCCGCCGAAGGCCGAACCCCAGGGGACGAGGCCCAGTTCGGGGTCGCAGGACTTCAGACAGGCGCGGGCTGCCCGTCCATGCAGCCGTACAGACGCCTCGTCATCAGCGAGCGCGGTCCCGTACCAGAGGATCAGCCCGCGCGCGGCGGTGTCGGCGTCCACCCAGTCGGCGAGGCGCGCCGTGCACGCGGCGGCGGCCCGCCGGTCGGAGGCCTCACCGGTGTAGCGGGCGCGCAGCCACAGCAGCCCGGCCCAGAACCCGCCGGTCCAGGAACCGCGCCCGGTGGTCGTCCAGCGCCCGTTGTCGGGGTCCGCGAACAGCGGGAAGCGGTCGCCGACTTCGGCCTGTGTGACGGCGACCCGGTCGAGGATCCTGCCGAGCGCGGGCGCGGCCCACTCCGGCGCGGCCCAACCGGGCGCGCTCACCGTTTCACCCCGCCCCGGTCCCGTACCGCCCACCACACCGCCACCGCACACGCCCCCGCGAACTCTCCGGCGACCAGCAGCCACCCCGTCTTGTACCGCCCCGACTCCGCCAGCAGCCCGAACAGCGGCGGCCCGACGGCGAATCCGGCGAAGACCCCCGCCGAGACCAGCGCCGAGTCCTGCCCCGCCCGCCCCGGCGCCGCGCGCTGCTTGACGAGCACCATCGACACCGCGTTGGCGGCGACCGCGAAGACGCCGACGGCGACCGCCGCGACCCATCCGAGCGGGTGGGCGAAGGACGCGGCGGCCAGCAGCAGCGCGGCCCCCACCGCCCCCGCGGCCAGCCCGCCGGGCAGCCATACGGCACGCCCGGGCTGCCCGGCCACCTTCGACCAGCCGACCCGGCCCGCGACGCCCGCGACCCCCAGGACGGCGACAAGCGCACCGGCGGCCGTGGGGCCGAGGCCGAGTCGCTGTGTGCCGTACAGCGCGAGATACGTCTTGACCGAGGCGATCCCGCAGCCGAGCAGCAGCGAGAACACCGCGAGCCAGGCGATCGCACCCCGCGGTACGAGTGATGAGCGCGCCCGCGGCCCACCCTTGCGCGGCCGCGCGCGGATCCCGGGGCAGTGCCCGCGCAGCCCAGGCGGCCGCCACCACCGCGGCCCCCGCCGCCGTCCACACCGCGCCCCGCCAGCCCGCGACCCCGGCGAGCGCCGCGAGCGGCAGCCCGGCGGCGAAGGCCCCGAGCTGTACGCCGGACTGCTTCATCCCGGTCACCGAGCCGCGGCGTTCGGGCGGGACGGTGGCCAGGATCGCCTTGTTGGTGGCCGGGTTGGCCAGTGCCTGCGGCAGCCCGCCGAGCGCGACCGCCGCCAGCAGCAGACCCGCGCCGGGCGCCGATCCGATGAGGGCAAGTGCCACGGCGGAGACGAGAAGCAGCGCGACCAGACAGCGGCGCGGCCCCACGCGGTCCACCACGCGGCCGCCGACCGGCGAGAGCACGGCGGCCGCGCCGAAGCCGACGGTCGTGGTCAGACCCAGCAGGGTCGGCGACACGTCCAGTTCGTCCACGAGCCGCGGACCCAGCGCCCCGAGCAGGAACAACTGCATCATCGAGAACGCCATCGCGCAGGTCAGCAACGCGGTCGGCGCACGCGCCGGACGGGGCACACCTGTGGCCGCGGCCGCTTCCTTCTGCTCCGTCCCGTGCTCCGTCCCCACCCGTGCGTCTCCGTCCCTTCGCCGCCCGGGAGGTCACCCGGGTCGTGGCAGGGAGTCGTACGGAAAGGGCCTCAAGTTCCCGCGATTTTCTGTGGCTTGAATCACTTGCCGGAGCTTGAGCGCGGCTCGGGAACTTCCGTACCCACCCTTGATGAACGCGAGCCGGATGCGAGGATGAGCCCCGCCATGACTGTCGGACGGGGTGTGCGCGCGGTACGGGCTGCGGTGTTCGCGGCCGTCTGTGTGCTGCTCGCGGTCATCGGCCACGTACTGATGTCGGAATCGGGCGTCCCCTGGTGGACGGTGGGCGCCGGAGCGGTGATCACCGGTGCCGCGGCCTGGTGCCTGTCCGGGCGGGAACGCACCCTGCTCCCGGTCGTCGTGTTCGCCGTGGCCGCGCAGACCGCACTGCACACCGCGTTCTCGTTGGCCCAGACCGCTCAGACGGCCGCTTCGCCCATGCCGCCGATGCATCACCACCACCCCATGCAGTCCATGGCATCGACGGCGCACGACATGACCGGCGGCGGCATGACGTCGTCGACCGGAATGCTCGCGGCCCACCTGCTGGCCGCGCTGCTGAGCGGCCTCTGGCTCGCGTATGGCGAACGCGCGGCGTTCCGGATCCTGCGCGCGCTCGCCGACCGGCTCGTCGCCCCGCTGTGTCTGCTGGTCCGCGTCCCCGCACTGCCGCACCGTCCGCCGCGTATCCGCGTTCGCCGCAACCGCCGCGCGCGTACGCCACGGCAGTTGCTGCTCGCTCACGCCTTCACCACTCGGGGTCCGCCCACCGGGACCGCTGTCAGCTGACAGCCGGTTCCCCGATGCCGCCGTGGGGCTCACCCCAAGGCGCTCGGGCATCGGCTGCGCCCTGTGCGCGCGGCCGTACGACTCACCGGACCCGCCCGCGCGCGGCTCCGGATTCCCGGATTCCGAGAAGGACATCAGGCAATGAACTCTGCCCTGACCTCGATCGTGCCCCGCACGACGCGATGTTCGACCGACGACGCGATCACCGGATGGGCGCTCGACGCACGTGGCGGTGATCCCTTGGCCGTCGAGCGATTCGTACGCGCCCTGCACCGCGACGTACGCCGGTACGTGGCCTACCTCAGCGCCGACCCGCAGGCCGCCGACGATCTGACCCAGGACACCTTCCTGCGGGCGCTCGGCAGCCTGCACCGTTTCGAAGGCCGCTCGTCGGCCCGTACCTGGCTGCTCTCCATAGCCCGGCGCGCCGTGATCGACAGCCTCCGGCACACCGCGGCCCGCCCCCGCCTCGCGGACACGGACGACTGGCAGTCCGCCGCCGAGCGCGCCCAGTCCCGTAACCTGCCCGGCTTCGACGACGGCATAGCCCTCGCCGAACTCCTGGCCACGCTGCCCGACGAGCGCCGGGAGGCCTTTGTCCTCACGCAGTTGCTGGGACTGCCCTACGCCGAGGCCGCCCTCGTCAGCGGCTGCCCCGTGGGCACGGTCCGCTCACGGTTGGCCCGCGCACGCAGCTCGCTGGTCGGCCTGCTGCATGAGGCGGAGCAGCCGGTCGCCGTCTGACTCATGGAGGCCGTCGGACCCGGCCCGGGTCCGACGGCCTGTCTCCTCACACGACTCACACGACGCACACGGCCGCGTCGAGCTTTGCCCGCTGCTCCGCCGTCAGCTCCAGGTCCACCGCGGCCAGACTCTCGTCCAGCTGCGCCACCGACGACGCCCCGACCAGCGGGATCACCGGGATCTCGCTCCCGATCAGCCAGGCCAGCACGACCTGGTTGACGGTGGCCCCGCTCTCCTTGGCCACATCGCGCAGCGCCGCGAGCCGTACGGGCGTGCCCGCGTGGTCGAAGCCTGCGTCCAGGGGCTTGTCCTCGCGTACGTAACTCCCGGCCAGCAGCGGCGAGTAGGCGACGAGCGCCAGCCCGGGCTCGGCCCGCAGATAGCTGAGCAGGTCTCCGGAGACCACGCCGATCTCGCCGTCGGGGGAGCGCAGCGTCGGCCGGTCGGTGCGGCGCCGCAGATAGCTGTGGTGGTACTGCAGCACCTCGAAGCCGGGCAGTCCGGCCGCCGCCGCCAGCGAACGGGCCCGCTCGACCCGCCACGCCCAGTGGTTGCTCACGCCGAGGAGACCGACGGTGTCGTCGGCGACCAGCCCGGCGAAGGACTCGACGACCTCCTGCAGTGGCACGGCGTCGTCCTGGACATGCGCGTACAGCAGATCCAGCGTCTCGACACCGAGCCGTTCCCGGCTGCGCTCGGCGGACTCGCGGATCACCGTGGCCGACAGGCCCTCGATGTTCTTGCTGAAAGCGGTGGACGGCGCGAGCGGCCGCCCGCCGAGCTTGCTGGCGATCGTGACCTCGTCACCGATCCCCCAGCTGCGGCGCCAGCGGCCGAGCAGTGCCTCGCTCTCCCCGCCCTGGGTGCCGTTGACCCAGAACGCGTAGTTGTTGGAGGTGCCGATGAAGGTCCCGCCGGCTTCGACGTACCGGTCGAGAATCGCGAACGACGTCGCTTCGTCGGTGACTGTCCCGAAGAGCATCGCGCCGAGACTCAGCACGCTCACCTCGCGCCGGGTGCCCGGGTTCTGGCCGATGGTGCGGTATCGCATGGGCGTTCCTCCCCTCGTACTGAGCAGGAGTCTGGGTCTTGGAGCGCGCTCTATGTCAAGAACCCGTTGATCGCGAGGTGCCGTGCTGATGCCTTGCTGGTGCCGTGTCCCGGGCGCAAGCTTGTGTGCATGGGTGCTCAGGACGGCCCCACGCTCATCAGATCCGTGCAGCGGGCCTTCCGCTTGATGGAAGCAGCAGGGGCTCACGAGGGCGGCGCCCCGGCGAAGCAGCTGGCACGCGAGGCAGGGCTGCCCCTGGCCACCACGTACCACCTGCTGCGGACCCTGACCCACGACGGTTATCTGCGGAAGCTGGACGACGGTGCGTTCGTCATCGGGGACAAGCTGCGCAGGCTGCACACCGGGAGCCGCGGACAGGGGCTGCTCACCCGTGTCCGTCCCACGCTGGCCGCTCTGCGGGACGAACTCTCGGCCGCCACGTACCTGACCTTCTACGAGGAGGGCGAGATCCGGGTCGCCGACATCGTCGACGGCCCCCGGGCACCACGGGTCGACCTCTGGGTGGGATTCGAGGACGCCGGGCACGCCACGGCGCTGGGCAAGTCCGTACTGCGCGAGCTGGACGACGACTCCCGCAACGAGTACCTCTCCCGGCACACCCTCGCCGACCTCACGCCCCGCACCATCACCAGCCCCTCCGAACTCCTCCGGCGACTCGACACATCTCCCAACGCCCCCGGCGCCATGGACATGGAGGAGTACTCCCTCGGCACGGTCTGCGTCGCCGTGCCCGTGTACAGCGGGAACACGCTCGGCTCGCTGGGTGTCTCCCTCCGGGCCGACCGGATCTCCCGTATCGAAGACGCCCGGGCGCGGCTCGAAGAAGTCCGGGCCCGACTGCTGCCGACCGCGAGCCGCGTGACCAGGGGTCTTTCGCTCACTATCTGAAAATCCAGTCCTTGCGGCTTCCGCTCAGCTGCCTGTTCTATGGAGGAAACGGACATTCAGGCGTGCGCGCCGTGAGTCAGGAGAGTTGCGGCAGAGAACATGAGCCACGCCCGGGATCATCAGCGCGACCGCCGGCTCATGAAGCGGCACCTACGACGGCTCACCGCCGCGCGCCTGGCCGCCGTCGTGCCCGTACTGATCGTCTGCGCCGTCGCCCTGGTCGCCCTCATCGGCGGAGCCGGACTGAGCTGGCTGCCGGTGCTCGCCGTCGGGCCCGCGCTGGCCGCCGCCACCAGCAGGCCGCGGGGAGTCCTCCGGATCGGCATCCTCGCCGTGGCGCTGGGCGCCGCACTCGGAGCCAGGGGCGGTGCGCCGGGCCGCGAGCAGGCGATCGTGCTGTCCTCGCTGGGCGCTGTGACGCTGGCGAGCGCCCTGGCCAGTGCGTTGCGTGTACGCCGCGAACGGGTACTGGCGGCCGTCCGCTCGGTCGCCGAGGCCGCGCAGCACGCGCTCCTCAAGCCCGTACCGGCGACGGTCGGCGAGTTCCAGGTGGCCGTCCGGTACAGCGCCGCCGCGGCGGAGGCGCGCATCGGCGGGGACCTGTACGCGCTGGTGCCCACCGAGTACGGGGTCAGGATGATCGTCGGCGACGTGCGCGGCAAGGGCCTGCCCGCGGTGGGCACCGCCGCTCTGGTCCTCGGTGTCTTCCGCGAGGCCGCCTACGACGAGCCGGACCTCCTTGACGTCGTCGGAAGGATCGAGCGGAGCCTGGCGCGCAACCTGGGTGCCGACGACTTCGTCACAGCGGTCGTCGCCGGGTACCCCGAGTCCGGGCGCATGGAGGTGGTCAACTGCGGACACGCCCCGCCGCTTCTGGTCCGTGATTCCACCGTCCTGCCCGTCGAGCCGACGCATCCGGCTCCGCCGCTCGGGCTGCGTGCCCTCTCCGGCGAGACCCCGACTCTCCAGGTCCTGCCCTTCGCCGACGGCGACCAACTGCTCCTCTACACCGACGGCGTCACCGAGGCCCGCAACCACGGCCGCGAGTTCTACCCGCTCGCCGAGCGGGTGGCGCACCACGTGTCGGACGAGCCGTCCCGCACGCTTGCCGGTCTCCACGACGAACTGCTGGCCCACGTCGGCGGCCGCCTCCACGACGACGCGGCACTGCTCCTGCTCCGCAAGCCGACCGCCGCCGACGGGCAGGTATGCGCCCAGCCGAAGGGTCCGAACGCAGCTGTGGAAGACGCGCGGTTGTGACGGTCTCCGTGCTCCGTGCCGGGGCACGCTGCATGGCAACCCCCGGTGGGTTCGCGCGTCGTGACGCCGGACGCGGGCGGCCGGCTAGGGCGTGTGCCTAGCTCCGCAGTAGCCGGGAGGTCTGCGCCCACAGCCCGTCCAGCACGGACGGGTCATTCGCCAGCTTCGCGAACATGACCATGCCTTCCAGCTGGGCGAGTACCGCGCGGGCGGTGTCGCGGGTCGCGGCCGGGGCGGGGATCGTGCCCTGTTCCGCCGCGTCCGCCAGCGTGGCGTGGACCAGGTCGATCTGCTCGTCGAAGATCTCCGTCAGCCGGGTCTGGACGACCGCGTCCTGGGTGCTCAGCTCCAGCGCCAGATTGCCGAACAGGCAGCCGTTGACCGCGCCGCCCTCTGTCTTCGCCGTGCGCTGGGCGGCAGCCTGGTCGAGGAAGAGCCGTTCCAGCTGGTCCTCCGCCGACCCGTCGCTGCGCAGGGTCGCCACCCAGCCGGGCCGCTGGGCCGCCCAGTGGGCGTTGATCGTCTCGATCGTCAGGGCCTGCTTCGACTCGAAGAAGTGGTAGAAGCTGCCCTTCCTCACGTCCGCGCGAGCACAGATCTCGGCGACGCCGATCGTGCCGTAACCGCGGCTCAGCATCAGGCCGCAGGCCGCGTCCAGCAGTCGTTCCCGTGCCGTGCTCGTCCGTCCCATGCCGATGAGTATACGGGTGGTCAACTATCAGGGTGGTTTTTAGTTGACCGGTCGCCTACTGTCCTCGGCAGAGGGTGGGAAACCCCGCCGACACCATGACCTGCGAGGACTTCGACATGCCCAAAAACATCACGATCGCCGTTGCCTTCCACAGCGGCTACGGCCACACCGCCCGCCAGGCTCGTGCGGTCGCTGCCGGAGCCGGGTCGGTGCCCGGAGCCCAGGCCGAGCTGTGTGACGTGGCCGTCGTGGACGACCGGCTGTGGGAGACGCTGGCCGCCGCCGATGCGATCGTCTTCGGTACACCGACCTACATGGGCAGCCAGTCCGCCGTCTTCCAGGCATTCGCCGAGGCCAGCGCCCCGGTCTGGATGAAGCAGGGCTGGGCCGGAAAGCTCGCCGCCGGCTTCACCAACTCCGCAAGCGTCAACGGCGACAAGCTGAACGTCCTGGTCTCTCTCGCGCTCTTCGCCGCGCAGCACGGCATGAACTGGGTCTCGCTGGGCCTGCCGCCCGGCGGTGAGTACTCCACGAGCGGAACCCCCGAGGACCTCAACCGCCTCGGCGGCTTCCTCGGCGCGATGGCCCAGTCGCCGTCCGACCTCGGTCCGGACGACGCCCCGTCCGGGGCGGATCTGCGGACCGCCGAGCACCTCGGGCGCCGGGTGGCCGAGACCGCACTCGAGCAGGTGTCGGGCCGCACGGCGCTCGCCCTCGCGCTGTGAACGCCCTCAATCCCCTGAATGCCCCGAGAGCTCTCCATGTCCTGAAGGGAAGACCGTCATGACCAACGGGAAGCGCTCTTGGGCCCGCGGCCGGCTCGCCGAGCTGCTGGGCCTCGAAGTTCCCGTCGTGCAGGGCCCGTTCGGCGGCG
The Streptomyces lunaelactis genome window above contains:
- a CDS encoding DUF4352 domain-containing protein encodes the protein MRRVLALVLSGLLAAAVACSGDEKVTTTPASTPAQESPATERPSAAQSPTPSRAPSATVGNTLDLTGTGNGEKLAVTVVRVVDPAGAKNEFSSPEAGMRFVAVQFRLKNTGTAVYKDSPSNGAKVVDTQGQQFDATFEETTAGPNFPGSVTIGPGDTGLGFIIFEVPKASKIAKVQFAMNSGYSTDTGQWNVP
- a CDS encoding MFS transporter, whose product is MFSLLLGCGIASVKTYLALYGTQRLGLGPTAAGALVAVLGVAGVAGRVGWSKVAGQPGRAVWLPGGLAAGAVGAALLLAAASFAHPLGWVAAVAVGVFAVAANAVSMVLVKQRAAPGRAGQDSALVSAGVFAGFAVGPPLFGLLAESGRYKTGWLLVAGEFAGACAVAVWWAVRDRGGVKR
- a CDS encoding sigma-70 family RNA polymerase sigma factor; this encodes MNSALTSIVPRTTRCSTDDAITGWALDARGGDPLAVERFVRALHRDVRRYVAYLSADPQAADDLTQDTFLRALGSLHRFEGRSSARTWLLSIARRAVIDSLRHTAARPRLADTDDWQSAAERAQSRNLPGFDDGIALAELLATLPDERREAFVLTQLLGLPYAEAALVSGCPVGTVRSRLARARSSLVGLLHEAEQPVAV
- a CDS encoding aldo/keto reductase — translated: MRYRTIGQNPGTRREVSVLSLGAMLFGTVTDEATSFAILDRYVEAGGTFIGTSNNYAFWVNGTQGGESEALLGRWRRSWGIGDEVTIASKLGGRPLAPSTAFSKNIEGLSATVIRESAERSRERLGVETLDLLYAHVQDDAVPLQEVVESFAGLVADDTVGLLGVSNHWAWRVERARSLAAAAGLPGFEVLQYHHSYLRRRTDRPTLRSPDGEIGVVSGDLLSYLRAEPGLALVAYSPLLAGSYVREDKPLDAGFDHAGTPVRLAALRDVAKESGATVNQVVLAWLIGSEIPVIPLVGASSVAQLDESLAAVDLELTAEQRAKLDAAVCVV
- a CDS encoding IclR family transcriptional regulator, which gives rise to MGAQDGPTLIRSVQRAFRLMEAAGAHEGGAPAKQLAREAGLPLATTYHLLRTLTHDGYLRKLDDGAFVIGDKLRRLHTGSRGQGLLTRVRPTLAALRDELSAATYLTFYEEGEIRVADIVDGPRAPRVDLWVGFEDAGHATALGKSVLRELDDDSRNEYLSRHTLADLTPRTITSPSELLRRLDTSPNAPGAMDMEEYSLGTVCVAVPVYSGNTLGSLGVSLRADRISRIEDARARLEEVRARLLPTASRVTRGLSLTI
- a CDS encoding PP2C family protein-serine/threonine phosphatase — its product is MKRHLRRLTAARLAAVVPVLIVCAVALVALIGGAGLSWLPVLAVGPALAAATSRPRGVLRIGILAVALGAALGARGGAPGREQAIVLSSLGAVTLASALASALRVRRERVLAAVRSVAEAAQHALLKPVPATVGEFQVAVRYSAAAAEARIGGDLYALVPTEYGVRMIVGDVRGKGLPAVGTAALVLGVFREAAYDEPDLLDVVGRIERSLARNLGADDFVTAVVAGYPESGRMEVVNCGHAPPLLVRDSTVLPVEPTHPAPPLGLRALSGETPTLQVLPFADGDQLLLYTDGVTEARNHGREFYPLAERVAHHVSDEPSRTLAGLHDELLAHVGGRLHDDAALLLLRKPTAADGQVCAQPKGPNAAVEDARL
- a CDS encoding TetR/AcrR family transcriptional regulator, yielding MGRTSTARERLLDAACGLMLSRGYGTIGVAEICARADVRKGSFYHFFESKQALTIETINAHWAAQRPGWVATLRSDGSAEDQLERLFLDQAAAQRTAKTEGGAVNGCLFGNLALELSTQDAVVQTRLTEIFDEQIDLVHATLADAAEQGTIPAPAATRDTARAVLAQLEGMVMFAKLANDPSVLDGLWAQTSRLLRS
- a CDS encoding flavodoxin family protein, with product MPKNITIAVAFHSGYGHTARQARAVAAGAGSVPGAQAELCDVAVVDDRLWETLAAADAIVFGTPTYMGSQSAVFQAFAEASAPVWMKQGWAGKLAAGFTNSASVNGDKLNVLVSLALFAAQHGMNWVSLGLPPGGEYSTSGTPEDLNRLGGFLGAMAQSPSDLGPDDAPSGADLRTAEHLGRRVAETALEQVSGRTALALAL